ATTATTTAATTGTCAAAATCCCTGAGGACTTTTCCCAAAGGTTAAACCAAATGAAGTCCGCTGACCCCCAAAAAACCGGGATTAAGGTAATTTATAACGAAGGGAAAAACTACCTGGCAGCCCAGTTAAACGGGCGGGTGGTGCTGGAATTAAAACAAAAAGTAGCAGAGAAAATTGTCCGGGAAGCGGTGGCTACGCTTCTTAATAAGATGGACGACTCCTTAAGAGATGTGGAAAAAGCAGCCGATGGCAGTGAAAAGCTCCAAAACGGTTTAAAGGAGGCTTATACCGGAAGTTTGGCTTTAGTTAACGGCAGCGAAAAACTTGAGGGTGGTACCAGAAGGCTGGCAGCTGGCACCGAAAAATTGTATTTGGGAAGTAACCAGTTAAAAAATGGTACCATGGAATTTAGCCGCAACATGTCTGTATTTGCGGCAAAAATGCAGGAGGCAAAGAGCGGCAGTCAAAAAATTTATGAAGGACTAACTCTTCTTCCCGGGGCGGAATTAGGAGGACAGTTTACAGAATTAAATAATGGAGTTAAAACCGTTGCCGACGGCGCATATGGAATTTATAACGGAAGTCTTGGTTTAGAAACCGGAGTTTTAAACTTAGCTTTGGGTAGTGAAAACTATATAAAGGGTGTTAACACTTTTTTAGCAGGGGTAGACAGCTTTTGGAGTCAGATATCTTCTGGCTTAAAACAACTGGCTGTAGGTTATAACCAGCTTTTAGATGGCTTAAACAATTTTAAAGCTAGCCTGCAAACGGGTACCACAATGGTAGCTGGTGTAGATCAATCCCAAAAAGCTGCCCAAAATCAAATTGAACAAGCCTTAAATACGTTGCAGCAATACAAAGTAAACCATCCAGACCCAGAAATAGATGAAGCAATTACTTCTCTAAATGCTGCGAAGGCAAATTTAACTGCTATTAATCAATACAACGGCGGACTTCTTTCCCTCTTTGCTCAAGGAAACGAAGGAATTTCCCAGTTAAGTTCATCCCTTAGTAGTTTAAATCTCGGGCTTTTAAGCTTATTAAACCAGGGAGAAGAAGGGTATCAAAGTAAACTTCAACCGGGAATAGTAGCCCTTAAACAAGGTGGTCAAGACTTAACATCAGGCTTTGGTCAGCTCCAAACAGGAGTAGGTACTCTGGTTTATAGCAGCAAAAAGCTTTCGGATGGTGCAAATCTTTTAGCGGCGAAGACCCAGGAAATACCAGCTAAAATGGAAGAACTGGGTAGTGGGCTATCTTCTTTAAAAGAAGGTTACAATCAACTGTATAATGGTCTAAATCTTTTAGCCCAAGGAAGTAACAAGCTTTCTTTAGCAGCTAAAGAGGTTAATGAT
This sequence is a window from Carboxydothermus pertinax. Protein-coding genes within it:
- a CDS encoding YhgE/Pip family protein, whose amino-acid sequence is MNFLKIARVELKQLLSTRFARLALVVVTLMPLLYSFVYLAAFWDPYGNLKNLPVAVVNLDQGYQEGKETLNAGKDLVDELKHNDTVKWYFVDEKEAYRGLMGDKYYLIVKIPEDFSQRLNQMKSADPQKTGIKVIYNEGKNYLAAQLNGRVVLELKQKVAEKIVREAVATLLNKMDDSLRDVEKAADGSEKLQNGLKEAYTGSLALVNGSEKLEGGTRRLAAGTEKLYLGSNQLKNGTMEFSRNMSVFAAKMQEAKSGSQKIYEGLTLLPGAELGGQFTELNNGVKTVADGAYGIYNGSLGLETGVLNLALGSENYIKGVNTFLAGVDSFWSQISSGLKQLAVGYNQLLDGLNNFKASLQTGTTMVAGVDQSQKAAQNQIEQALNTLQQYKVNHPDPEIDEAITSLNAAKANLTAINQYNGGLLSLFAQGNEGISQLSSSLSSLNLGLLSLLNQGEEGYQSKLQPGIVALKQGGQDLTSGFGQLQTGVGTLVYSSKKLSDGANLLAAKTQEIPAKMEELGSGLSSLKEGYNQLYNGLNLLAQGSNKLSLAAKEVNDGANSLNTGIIQVKNGALELENGGLKLSSGQVELNRGLLELYKGSKELTSGLKKGVAEGKKELKPDLKVKRANTIADPIEIKEDKKYHVPNYGTAFTPYFLPLSLWIGALVLFFLINLKDHRLTLSTVRSWEILIGKFLAVAVVGVLQAVISGIILEKGLNLEVASQWKFFGFAILMSLTFLAIIGLMVSLFDMAGRFLAVVLLILQLASCGGAFPFELLPKFFQEISVYLPMTYGVYGLREAISGGSGMSFSHSAFMMALFGILALLLNYLITPRQIKLSDLSPKEGSVI